A DNA window from Drosophila virilis strain 15010-1051.87 chromosome 4, Dvir_AGI_RSII-ME, whole genome shotgun sequence contains the following coding sequences:
- the LOC6627641 gene encoding uncharacterized protein isoform X1: MSKNPCTGVLKPLPIYQKLMVDNLTVIRPPILKLYYWESFNITGLNKKLRSNKQEHEHVLAVPLRQIQSQPLKMIFWLRNMSAKPLELKLKRIQNCQCQPLQTRVGFNQFRQLFHCPHRRLIHISQEQLNLRPDEVLPLTVTAHFFLYGEHYLTYEIYTGDNRKFVWNFKLEITAFDPERCLLTKELLPINIKNFYHVTQPIWVQNITMTHLAFAFSSRERSFKLHNSNLTVPRQSVWPLLVEYRPLDYENDIELMLTYENSKARYKIKARGTTTDDNEITDMPLKDRESSEYLYIIYPNRLNFELCMKENRTQLVNVHNYGQKCMEFRWQNYIISDFFAVTFEPSVFRLKGHHSKLCEIKVSVFDRLIFFRRIPIVLEVHRILDPATLIAKAELAEIESIDDPKWKEDSYVEHAFLHLNIRVHMQNNEDRQDDNMYDIDGTCAPCGGVGIDAGAGGDGSPVELTEEQQKQAEREELIKRLSMKRKLNANEIIELSMAIDHRITIFEKLFWKNLSKSNFMRINPERTRNKFNQTYDQVVVVDNAPSPLENLRTNVDHNTILSIISRLMVEAINDLAKNWRFIPPEYYDHDP; this comes from the exons atgtcaaaaaatcCGTGCACAGGCGTGCTGAAGCCCTTGCCGATCTATCAGAAGTTAATGGTGGACAACCTGACAGTCATACGCCCGCCCATACTCAAGTTGTACTATTGGGAGAGTTTCAATATAACTGG ACTCAACAAGAAACTCCGATCGAACAAGCAGGAGCATGAGCATGTCCTGGCGGTTCCATTGCGTCAAATACAAAGCCAGCCCCTGAAGATGATCTTCTGGCTGCGCAACATGTCCGCCAAGCCGCtggaattgaaattgaaacgcATTCAGAATTGCCAGTGCCAGCCATTGCAAACTCGCGTGGGCTTCAATCAGTTCCGGCAACTCTTCCACTGCCCGCATCGCCGGCTCATACATATTAGCCAGGAGCAGCTCAATTTACGGCCGGATGAGGTGCTACCTCTCACAGTTACCgctcatttttttctttatggcGAACACTACCTTACCTATGAAATCTA CACTGGGGACAATCGCAAATTTGTGTGGAACTTCAAGCTGGAAATCACAGCCTTTGATCCAGAGCGGTGTCTGCTTACCAAGGAGCTATTGcccataaatattaaaaacttttatcaTGTGACCCAACCGATTTGGGTCCAGAACATAACCATGACACATCTGGCATTTGCCTTCTCCTCGCGCGAACGCAGCTTCAAGCTGCACAACTCAAATCTGACTGTGCCCAGGCAAAGTGTTTGGCCCCTGCTGGTGGAATATCGACCATTGGACTATGAGAATGAC ATTGAGCTGATGCTGACATATGAGAACTCCAAGGCGCGGTATAAGATCAAGGCCCGTGGCACTACTACAGACGATAATGAGATAACAGATATGCCGCTCAAGGACAGAGAATCCTCTGAGTATCTTTACATTATATATCCGAATCGTTTAAACTTTGAACTGTGCATGAAGGAGAATCGCACACAGCTCGTCAATGTGCACAACTATGGACAAAAATGCATGGAGTTTCGCTGGCAAAA CTACATTATCAGCGATTTCTTTGCAGTCACATTTGAACCATCTGTTTTTCGACTGAAGGGCCATCATTCGAAACTCTGCGAGATAAAGGTAAGCGTCTTCGACCGGCTCATCTTCTTTCGCCGCATACCCATTGTGCTGGAGGTGCATCGCATACTTGATCCCGCCACGCTTATAGCCAAGGCTGAGTTGGCCGAAATCGAGTCCATAGACGATCCCAAGTGGAAGGAAGATAGCTACGTGGAGCACGCTTTTCTACACCTCAACATACGTGTCCATATGCAAAATAACGAGGATAGGCAAGACGATAACATGTACGATATCGATGGCACCTGCGCACCATGTGGCGGCGTGGGCATTGATGCGGGCGCCGGCGGAGATGGTTCGCCCGTTGAGCTAACCGAGGAACAGCAGAAGCAGGCGGAACGCGAGGAGCTGATCAAGCGTTTGTCCATGAAACGCAAGCTGAATGCAAATGAAATCATTGAACTAAGTATGGCCATCGATCACCGTATTACCATATTCGAGAAACTCTTCTGGAAAAACCTATCCAAGTCGAATTTTATGCGCATTAACCCGGAACGAACACGCAACAAATTCAACCAGACCTATGACCAAGTGGTGGTTGTGGATAACGCTCCGAGTCCCCTCGAAAATCTGCGTACAAACGTGGACCACAA CACAATTTTGTCCATAATCAGTCGCCTCATGGTGGAGGCTATTAACGATTTGGCCAAGAACTGGCGATTTATACCACCGGAATATTATGACCATGATCCTTAA
- the LOC6627641 gene encoding uncharacterized protein isoform X2, protein MSKNPCTGVLKPLPIYQKLMVDNLTVIRPPILKLYYWESFNITGLNKKLRSNKQEHEHVLAVPLRQIQSQPLKMIFWLRNMSAKPLELKLKRIQNCQCQPLQTRVGFNQFRQLFHCPHRRLIHISQEQLNLRPDEVLPLTVTAHFFLYGEHYLTYEIYTGDNRKFVWNFKLEITAFDPERCLLTKELLPINIKNFYHVTQPIWVQNITMTHLAFAFSSRERSFKLHNSNLTVPRQSVWPLLVEYRPLDYENDIELMLTYENSKARYKIKARGTTTDDNEITDMPLKDRESSEYLYIIYPNRLNFELCMKENRTQLVNVHNYGQKCMEFRWQNYIISDFFAVTFEPSVFRLKGHHSKLCEIKVSVFDRLIFFRRIPIVLEVHRILDPATLIAKAELAEIESIDDPKWKEDSYVEHAFLHLNIRVHMQNNEDRQDDNMYDIDGTCAPCGGVGIDAGAGGDGSPVELTEEQQKQAEREELIKRLSMKRKLNANEIIELSMAIDHRITIFEKLFWKNLSKSNFMRINPERTRNKFNQTYDQVVVVDNAPSPLENLRTNVDHKIYKSHSVTKY, encoded by the exons atgtcaaaaaatcCGTGCACAGGCGTGCTGAAGCCCTTGCCGATCTATCAGAAGTTAATGGTGGACAACCTGACAGTCATACGCCCGCCCATACTCAAGTTGTACTATTGGGAGAGTTTCAATATAACTGG ACTCAACAAGAAACTCCGATCGAACAAGCAGGAGCATGAGCATGTCCTGGCGGTTCCATTGCGTCAAATACAAAGCCAGCCCCTGAAGATGATCTTCTGGCTGCGCAACATGTCCGCCAAGCCGCtggaattgaaattgaaacgcATTCAGAATTGCCAGTGCCAGCCATTGCAAACTCGCGTGGGCTTCAATCAGTTCCGGCAACTCTTCCACTGCCCGCATCGCCGGCTCATACATATTAGCCAGGAGCAGCTCAATTTACGGCCGGATGAGGTGCTACCTCTCACAGTTACCgctcatttttttctttatggcGAACACTACCTTACCTATGAAATCTA CACTGGGGACAATCGCAAATTTGTGTGGAACTTCAAGCTGGAAATCACAGCCTTTGATCCAGAGCGGTGTCTGCTTACCAAGGAGCTATTGcccataaatattaaaaacttttatcaTGTGACCCAACCGATTTGGGTCCAGAACATAACCATGACACATCTGGCATTTGCCTTCTCCTCGCGCGAACGCAGCTTCAAGCTGCACAACTCAAATCTGACTGTGCCCAGGCAAAGTGTTTGGCCCCTGCTGGTGGAATATCGACCATTGGACTATGAGAATGAC ATTGAGCTGATGCTGACATATGAGAACTCCAAGGCGCGGTATAAGATCAAGGCCCGTGGCACTACTACAGACGATAATGAGATAACAGATATGCCGCTCAAGGACAGAGAATCCTCTGAGTATCTTTACATTATATATCCGAATCGTTTAAACTTTGAACTGTGCATGAAGGAGAATCGCACACAGCTCGTCAATGTGCACAACTATGGACAAAAATGCATGGAGTTTCGCTGGCAAAA CTACATTATCAGCGATTTCTTTGCAGTCACATTTGAACCATCTGTTTTTCGACTGAAGGGCCATCATTCGAAACTCTGCGAGATAAAGGTAAGCGTCTTCGACCGGCTCATCTTCTTTCGCCGCATACCCATTGTGCTGGAGGTGCATCGCATACTTGATCCCGCCACGCTTATAGCCAAGGCTGAGTTGGCCGAAATCGAGTCCATAGACGATCCCAAGTGGAAGGAAGATAGCTACGTGGAGCACGCTTTTCTACACCTCAACATACGTGTCCATATGCAAAATAACGAGGATAGGCAAGACGATAACATGTACGATATCGATGGCACCTGCGCACCATGTGGCGGCGTGGGCATTGATGCGGGCGCCGGCGGAGATGGTTCGCCCGTTGAGCTAACCGAGGAACAGCAGAAGCAGGCGGAACGCGAGGAGCTGATCAAGCGTTTGTCCATGAAACGCAAGCTGAATGCAAATGAAATCATTGAACTAAGTATGGCCATCGATCACCGTATTACCATATTCGAGAAACTCTTCTGGAAAAACCTATCCAAGTCGAATTTTATGCGCATTAACCCGGAACGAACACGCAACAAATTCAACCAGACCTATGACCAAGTGGTGGTTGTGGATAACGCTCCGAGTCCCCTCGAAAATCTGCGTACAAACGTGGACCACAA
- the Rbp9 gene encoding LOW QUALITY PROTEIN: protein elav (The sequence of the model RefSeq protein was modified relative to this genomic sequence to represent the inferred CDS: substituted 1 base at 1 genomic stop codon), translated as MVEGQTAVQQQQQSGTGSSCSGTGGTTAGAGGATAGNVANSQAQQNGGSGSTVAAVTATAAPTATANNAAANNNNNNNNTVATNNNNNNNNNNNNNEPDPKTNLIVNYLPQTMSQDEIRSLFVSFGEVESCKLIRDKVTGQSLGYGFVNYVKQEDAEKAINALNGLRLQNKTIKVSIARPSSESIKGANLYVSGLPKNMTQSDLESLFSPYGKIITSRILCDNITGLSKGVGFIRFDQRFEADRAIKELNGTTPKNSTEPITVKFANNPSSNKNSMQPLAAYIAPQNTRGGRAFPANAAAGAAAAAAAAAIHPNAGRYSSVISRYSPLTSDLITNGMIQGNTITSSGWCIFVYNLAPETEENVLWQLFGPFGAVQSVKVIRDLQSNKCKGFGFVTMTNYEEAVLAIQSLNGYTLGNRVLQVSFKTNKNKQTXLLTKLAAVVNANAAAAALAANSLVLNHNHNNNNNYNNQHNNNSNNICSIRNNNAAHQFGKYANHHSNNNNNNNRQHNNSNQTNKQKQQTTSSSSSSSNNNKHSLPLLAGITKANATATAATTATANNRLSKPPTSSNNTITTFISNGSSSYNGSSNNNNNSSNSNNNTSSNATSHGDAGACSTSSGSILKTSTKFIYNKPQNHFELLQQQLQLQQEFAQFLTNVANSAAGSGASATSTHNSSIGNAASGSNAARNVAGNTALLGNSTATVAGNKNNNNSNNNSNSNSNNNYQSSFMPSWSNWFF; from the exons aTGGTTGAGGGTCAGACAGCGgttcaacagcagcagcaatcggGCACTGGCTCGTCCTGTAGTGGCACAGGCGGCACCACGGCTGGAGCCGGTGGCGCCACCGCCGGCAACGTGGCCAACAGTCAGGCCCAGCAGAATGGCGGCTCGGGTTCCACTGTGGCTGCAGTAACTGCGACTGCTGCCCCGACAGCAACGGCCAATAATGCAGCcgcaaacaacaataataataacaacaacactgtagcaacaaataacaataataataacaacaataacaacaacaacaacgaaccggatcccaaaacaaatttgataGTGAACTATTTGCCGCAAACAATGTCGCAGGACGAAATACGTTCGTTGTTCGTGAGCTTCGGTGAGGTGGAGAGCTGCAAGTTGATACGCGATAAGGTGACAG GTCAAAGTCTGGGCTATGGCTTCGTTAACTATGTCAAGCAAGAGGATGCGGAGAAGGCCATCAATGCACTCAACGGTCTACGTctgcaaaacaaaaccatAAAG GTCTCCATTGCGCGTCCCAGCTCGGAGAGCATTAAGGGTGCCAATTTATATGTATCGGGTCTTCCAAAGAATATGACACAGTCCGACTTGGAATCATTGTTTAGTCCATACGGCAAGATCATAACTTCGCGCATACTTTGTGATAATATCACTG GTCTCTCCAAGGGCGTCGGCTTCATACGCTTCGATCAGCGCTTTGAGGCAGATCGCGCCATCAAGGAGCTAAACGGCACCACACCGAAGAATTCCACCGAACCGATAACCGTTAAGTTTGCCAACAATccgagcagcaacaagaacagcatGCAACCGCTGGCCGCCTACATAGCCCCACAAAATACGCGCGGCGGACGCGCCTTTCCAGCAAATGCAGCCGCcggcgccgcagcagcagcagccgctgccgccatcCATCCCAACGCGGGCCGTTACAG CTCTGTGATCTCACGCTATTCGCCGCTCACCAGTGATTTAATTACCAATGGCATGATTCAGGGCAATACCATAACTAGCTCTGGTTGGTGCATTTTCGTCTATAATCTGGCGCCCGAAACCGAGGAGAATGTGCTCTGGCAGCTCTTTGGGCCGTTTGGTGCTGTGCAATCCGTAAAG GTCATACGCGATTTACAGAGCAATAAGTGCAAGGGATTTGGCTTTGTTACCATGACCAACTACGAGGAGGCTGTGCTGGCCATACAATCGCTCAATGGCTACACGCTGGGCAATCGGGTACTTCAGGTCAGCTTCAAGACCAACAAAAATAAGCAAACGTAATTATTAACCAAgttggctgctgttgtcaATGCCaatgcggcggcagcggcgctgGCTGCCAATAGTTTGGTGCTCAAtcacaatcacaacaacaacaataattacaacaatcaacacaacaacaacagcaacaacatctgTAGCATCAGAAACAACAACGCTGCCCATCAATTTGGCAAGTATGCTAATCAccatagcaacaacaacaacaacaacaacagacaacacaacaacagcaaccaaactaacaaacaaaaacagcagacaacttcaagcagcagcagcagcagcaacaacaacaagcactcGCTGCCGCTTTTGGCTGGAATAACCAAggcaaatgcaactgcaactgcagcaacgaCAGCCACTGCAAACAATCGTCTAAGCAAACCAccaacaagcagcaacaacaccataACAACATTTATAAGCAACGGTAGCAGCAGCtacaatggcagcagcaataacaacaacaacagcagcaacagcaacaacaacacctcGTCCAATGCCACGTCCCATGGCGATGCCGGCGCCTGCTCAACCAGCTCTGGCAGCATATTGAAAACTTCCACGAAATTCATATACAATAAGCCACAAAATCATTTCGAGctactgcaacagcagctgcagctgcagcaggaaTTTGCCCAGTTCCTCACAAATGTGGCAAACAGTGCAGCTGGGAGCGGTGCTTCTGCCACGTCCACTCACAACAGCAGCATTGGCAATGCAGCCAGCGGCTCCAATGCAGCACGCAATGTTGCTGGCAACACGGCATTGCTGGGCaactcaacagcaacagttgctggcaacaagaacaataacaacagcaacaacaacagcaacagcaacagcaataacaactaCCAATCCTCATTTATGCCATCCTGGTCAAATTGGTTCTTCTAA